From Lewinellaceae bacterium:
GCATTTCATCCTCCCGCTGCACCAACGAGGAGAACTACCTGATGCAGAAATTCATTCGGGCCGTGATCGGAACCAACAACATCGACGGCTGTGCCCGCATCTGCCATGCCCCCACCGCCCTGGGCATGCAGCGCACTTTCGGCATGGGCGCCGCCACCAATTCTATCGAGGACCTGAAGCATACCGACTGCATCCTGGTGGTCGGTGCCAATCCCACTACCGCCCACCCGGTAACCGGCGCCAAAATAAAGCAGCAGGCCATGAAGGGGAAAACGCTGATCGTAGTGGATCCGAGGAAGACGGAGCTGGCCCGCCATGCTGACTACCACCTTCAACTGCGCCCGGGAACCAATGTCGCCCTGCTCAATATGATGCTGTACTACATCATAAAAGAAGGGAGGGTGGACTGGCCTTTCATCGAGCAACGGGTGGAAGGCTATGACGAGCTTCGGGAGAAAATCCTGTCTCTGGACCTGGAAAGGATGGAAGAGGTCTGTGGCGTCGGCCGGGCTTTGGTTCGCGAAGCGGCGATCGCCTACGCTTCCGCTCCGGCAGCGATGAGTTTTCATGGCCTGGGCGTAACGGAACATTACCAGGGAACTTTCGGGGTGATGCTGGTTGCCGATCTCGCCATGATCACCGGCAACATCGGCCGGAGAGGAGTAGGGGTCAATCCGCTGCGGGGACAGAACAACGTGCAGGGCGCCGCCGACATGGGCGTGCAGCCCAACTTGGGCCCGGGCTATCTCAGTGTGTCCGACCCCATACTGCGCAGTACCTGCGAAGCAGTGTATGGGGTCCCCTTGCCGGGAGGGCCCGGGTATACCATCCCCAAAATGTTTGAAGCTGCCGAAGCGGGCGAACTCAAGGCGCTTTGGATTATGGGGGAGGACGTTGTGCAGACGGAGCCCAACTCTGCCAAAGTGCGCAAAGCCCTGGAAAAGCTGGATTTTTTCGTCCTGCAGGAACTCTTCTATTCCGAAACGGCGAGTTATGCCGACGTCATCCTGCCGGCCTCCTCCTTCCTGGAGAAATCCGGCACCTTTACCAATGGGGAGCGCCGGGTGCAGCGCGTCAACCGCGTCATCGATCCCCTGCCGGGCACCAAACCAGACGGGGTAATCGTCACGGAGATCATGAACCGGATGGGATATCCGCAACCGGACTACGATCCGGCTGTGGTGCTGGAAGAGATCGCTCAGGTAGTGCCTTTCTTCAAAGGCATTACCTGGGAGCGGCTGGGCAAGAACGGCCTGCAGTGGCCGGTGGCGGAAGATGGCACAGACACCCAGGTGTTGCACACCGAAAGCTTCAAGCTGGGCAAGGGCCGCCTCTATTTCGTCGGCTTTGAGGAGAGCCGGGAGATTCGGGAAAATGCCACGGACTATCCCTTTATCCTAACCACCAACCGCAGCCTGGAGCACTACAACAGCGGCTCCATGACCCGCCGGACTCAGGATTCGGACCTTCTCGGCGAGGACTTCCTGCTGATCAACCCGCAGGATGCTCAGGATCGGGATATCCGGGACGGGGATCAAGTGCTGGTGGTTTCTCCGAGGGGCAGGGCCCGCATTCGCGCCCGGGTCAGCGAGATGGTGCAACCGGGCATCCTCAGTTCTACTTTCCACTTTCCCGATATTCTGATCAACCAGGTGGCCAGCGATGTGCTGGATAGCGAGGCGGATTGCCCGGAGTATAAGGTGGTGGCGGTGGAGGTGAGGAAGGGGTAACCCGCTCGTTTCGACTTCGCTCAACGAGCTTTATTCGACTTCGCTGCCCTCGACTCCGCTCGGGCAGCGGCGGGGCTCCGAAGCTGGCTGAGCGGAGCCGAAGCCAGCGTCCTTATTCCTACAATGTGTCTCATTCCGGCACTCCGCCAGCCGGTGCAATGCTTCGAGCTGCCTGTTGATGAGCGCTTCCTTCTTCTTCCGGCTCCAGCCCTGAATTTGCTTTTCCCGGTAGAAGGCCTTATCGATGCGGGAGAAGGTTTCAAAGTACACCAGCTCGACGGGCAGCCTTTTGCGGGTGTGGTTGGCGCCTTCGCCGGCTTGGTGTTGCGCCAATCGCCTTTCCAGGTTTTTGGTGCTGCCGGTGTAACGGTTATCTCACTCGCCCTACCAGCACCGGGCATTTGTCAAAACTATTTGCCCCAAGACCTGGGACAGGGCCATCCATCTGTTCATGGCAGCCATCGGCTCTGAACGTGGCGTCTTTGCGGCGTTGCGTGAAACAATCCTGAGTAGCACGCAACGGCGCAACGGCGCGACGGTTGAAATAAAATAATACGTAGCGTCGTAATAGCGTCGCGTAAGGCCAACTGCGGCTTCACCAAGTTTAGGGATAAATCACAAATGCGCCTGCCGGAATGCCCTCGCATCCGCGTGTTCTGTGAAAGCAGTCAAAGGCATTGTGTGCCGCTGGTACTCTTTCTGTGTCCAGGCACCTTCCTCCAGATATTGCGCATATTGCCTGCATTTCCGGATGTACCGCCAACGGCTCCTTTGCGCCAGGCGGGTGGTTCCGGGGTATAACAGATAGC
This genomic window contains:
- the fdhF gene encoding formate dehydrogenase subunit alpha: MKKSAFINDTAYEIRDGETMLSFIRRHLGDNYVPTLCDAPNLEPFGSCRLCSVEVAKAGNGMMKTVAACHTPVAEGQRIYPDTESIQRLRRNILELVLTDHPLDCLACEANGQCELQSVAARVGIREVRYPKGANHLGRVRDESHAYLVSDLAKCINCYKCVRACDEVQGEFVLSMAGRGFDSHIIKGMDTSFADSYCVSCGACVQACPTAAITDIFQPAAQQATNTVRTVCTYCGVGCNLDVAKRNGTVLSISAPYDAEANQGHTCVKGRYAFRFYNHPQRLRSPLIKRNGKHEEASWEEAYDYIAQRLTAIRNACGPDAIAGISSSRCTNEENYLMQKFIRAVIGTNNIDGCARICHAPTALGMQRTFGMGAATNSIEDLKHTDCILVVGANPTTAHPVTGAKIKQQAMKGKTLIVVDPRKTELARHADYHLQLRPGTNVALLNMMLYYIIKEGRVDWPFIEQRVEGYDELREKILSLDLERMEEVCGVGRALVREAAIAYASAPAAMSFHGLGVTEHYQGTFGVMLVADLAMITGNIGRRGVGVNPLRGQNNVQGAADMGVQPNLGPGYLSVSDPILRSTCEAVYGVPLPGGPGYTIPKMFEAAEAGELKALWIMGEDVVQTEPNSAKVRKALEKLDFFVLQELFYSETASYADVILPASSFLEKSGTFTNGERRVQRVNRVIDPLPGTKPDGVIVTEIMNRMGYPQPDYDPAVVLEEIAQVVPFFKGITWERLGKNGLQWPVAEDGTDTQVLHTESFKLGKGRLYFVGFEESREIRENATDYPFILTTNRSLEHYNSGSMTRRTQDSDLLGEDFLLINPQDAQDRDIRDGDQVLVVSPRGRARIRARVSEMVQPGILSSTFHFPDILINQVASDVLDSEADCPEYKVVAVEVRKG
- a CDS encoding GIY-YIG nuclease family protein codes for the protein MERRLAQHQAGEGANHTRKRLPVELVYFETFSRIDKAFYREKQIQGWSRKKKEALINRQLEALHRLAECRNETHCRNKDAGFGSAQPASEPRRCPSGVEGSEVE